A region from the Oncorhynchus keta strain PuntledgeMale-10-30-2019 chromosome 5, Oket_V2, whole genome shotgun sequence genome encodes:
- the LOC118375265 gene encoding uncharacterized protein LOC118375265 isoform X2, producing the protein MSKHRESIMSRSALTRELLGQYISDTLSHIHTVREFCDRHSKWALQRETELEMMRDIKERAERIDLKFDHVRKSATKAKAFGEFVWSGLTQVTADSRREELEKELGAVLKDTLGGLEKLDYFLNAVECLAVTCLLVFEENRFLCLPQGTSPASVQAVIIAARMACPLLIHFKRDAKAFFMPSLLNVEVLACQLDRYIQISQEVCKRMEKGLQIRPESENKLGYISQMLFWKKKNDIPVVNLGADVREESIQNMLDHLNQLSDIRMDQNLRLTFLFQGAAQRFIGQFSQCRPRMEQFLTELEENAVQLDRMKLGAKISSVAGSSVGVAGGILTIVGLALTPVTGGVSLALTIAGASLGLTSGVNSITTGITEMKVNSIHEKKASEIFQSFMEDVESLQECLEDVARNMEPILGQSGVDVVLGAGNVIFTAGAIRKGIDTIIDCASALSVKTFANEDLIASAGKLVLQEGKAARNLPKLAGDIPDIGQVAKGTPLALSSSARAGFITLNALFIGLDVFFICKDSVSLAKGSKSERSQLIRARSALWRTELDSWQRIHDSLCRGIWKSRKCQRILEQPFYPLEHNLKEKKSMCITQ; encoded by the exons ATGTCCAAACACAGGGAAAGCATCATGTCACG ATCAGCGTTAACAAGGGAGCTCTTGGGCCAGTACATCTCAGACACCCTCAGCCACATTCACACAGTGAGGGAGTTCTGTGACAGGCATTCCAAATGGGCCCTTCAGAGGGAGACAGAACTGGAAATGATGAGGGACAtcaaggagagggcagagagaattGACCTGAAGTTCGACCATGTCCGTAAGTCGGCGACCAAGGCCAAGGCGTTTGGGGAGTTCGTATGGAGCGGTCTGACCCAGGTGACTGCAGACAGTAGGCGTGAGGAGCTGGAGAAGGAGCTGGGAGCTGTACTAAAGGACACTCTGGGAGGCCTGGAGAAGCTGGATTACTTCCTGAATGCTGTGGAGTGTCTGGCGGTcacctgtctgttggtgtttgaGGAGAACAGGTTCCTCTGTCTGCCTCAGGGGACGAGCCCTGCCAGTGTTCAGGCTGTCATCATTGCTGCCAGAATGGCCTGCCCTCTCCTCATCCATTTTAAGAGGGATGCTAAGGCTTTCTTTATGCCCAGCCTCCTCAATGTAGAGGTGCTGGCCTGCCAACTGGATAGATACATACAAATCAGCCAGGAGGTCTGTAAAAGGATGGAGAAGGG ATTACAGATCCGACCAGAGTCTGAGAATAAACTTGG CTACATCAGTCAAATGCTGTTTTGGAAAAAGAAGAATGACATCCCTGTGGTCAACCTTGGTGCTGATGTGCGGGAAGAGTCCATACAAAATATGCTGGACCATTTGAATCAGCTGAGTGATATCAG GATGGACCAGAACCTCAGACTGACATTCCTGTTCCAAGGGGCTGCTCAGCGCTTCATTGGTCAGTTCAGCCAGTGCCGACCCAGAATGGAGCAGTTTCTGACCGAGTTGGAGGAGAATGCTGTGCAGCTGGACAGGATGAAGCTGGGGGCTAAGATCTCCAGTGTGGCAGGCAGCTCAGTGGGGGTGGCTGGAGGGATCCTAACCATCGTGGGCTTAGCCCTGACCCCTGTCACTGGTGGAGTGTCACTGGCCCTCACAATTGCAGGGGCCAGCCTGGGGCTCACCAGTGGGGTCAACAGTATAACCACTGGTATCACAGAGATGAAGGTCAATAGCATCCATGAGAAGAAAGCCAGTGAAATATTTCAGAGTTTCATGGAGGATGTAGAGAGTCTTCAGGAGTGTCTGGAGGATGTGGCCAGGAATATGGAGCCCATCCTGGGGCAAAGCGGGGTGGATGTCGTGCTGGGAGCAGGGAACGTGATTTTCACAGCCGGGGCCATCAGAAAAGGCATCGACACCATAATAGACTGTGCCTCAGCTCTGAGTGTGAAGACCTTTGCAAATGAAGATCTGATCGCAAGCGCTGGTAAGCTGGTGCTCCAGGAAGGCAAAGCAGCACGAAACCTACCCAAGCTAGCAGGGGACATCCCGGACATTGGACAGGTGGCCAAAGGCACCCCACTAGCACTCTCCAGCTCGGCGCGGGCTGGTTTTATCACTCTCAACGCCCTCTTCATTGGCCTGGATGTCTTCTTCATCTGTAAAGACAGCGTCAGCCTGGCCAAAGGCAGCAAGAGTGAGAGATCCCAGCTCATCCGTGCCAGATCAGCATTGTGGCGCACAGAGTTGGACTCCTGGCAGAGGATCCATGACTCGCTGTGTAGAGGAATTTGGAAGTCCAGGAAGTGCCAGAGAATCCTGGAGCAGCCATTTTACCCTCTGGAGCATAATCTGAAAGAGAAAAAATCAATGTGTATCACGCAGTAG
- the LOC118375265 gene encoding uncharacterized protein LOC118375265 isoform X1, with amino-acid sequence MSKHRESIMSRSALTRELLGQYISDTLSHIHTVREFCDRHSKWALQRETELEMMRDIKERAERIDLKFDHVRKSATKAKAFGEFVWSGLTQVTADSRREELEKELGAVLKDTLGGLEKLDYFLNAVECLAVTCLLVFEENRFLCLPQGTSPASVQAVIIAARMACPLLIHFKRDAKAFFMPSLLNVEVLACQLDRYIQISQEVCKRMEKGLQIRPESENKLGSYISQMLFWKKKNDIPVVNLGADVREESIQNMLDHLNQLSDIRMDQNLRLTFLFQGAAQRFIGQFSQCRPRMEQFLTELEENAVQLDRMKLGAKISSVAGSSVGVAGGILTIVGLALTPVTGGVSLALTIAGASLGLTSGVNSITTGITEMKVNSIHEKKASEIFQSFMEDVESLQECLEDVARNMEPILGQSGVDVVLGAGNVIFTAGAIRKGIDTIIDCASALSVKTFANEDLIASAGKLVLQEGKAARNLPKLAGDIPDIGQVAKGTPLALSSSARAGFITLNALFIGLDVFFICKDSVSLAKGSKSERSQLIRARSALWRTELDSWQRIHDSLCRGIWKSRKCQRILEQPFYPLEHNLKEKKSMCITQ; translated from the exons ATGTCCAAACACAGGGAAAGCATCATGTCACG ATCAGCGTTAACAAGGGAGCTCTTGGGCCAGTACATCTCAGACACCCTCAGCCACATTCACACAGTGAGGGAGTTCTGTGACAGGCATTCCAAATGGGCCCTTCAGAGGGAGACAGAACTGGAAATGATGAGGGACAtcaaggagagggcagagagaattGACCTGAAGTTCGACCATGTCCGTAAGTCGGCGACCAAGGCCAAGGCGTTTGGGGAGTTCGTATGGAGCGGTCTGACCCAGGTGACTGCAGACAGTAGGCGTGAGGAGCTGGAGAAGGAGCTGGGAGCTGTACTAAAGGACACTCTGGGAGGCCTGGAGAAGCTGGATTACTTCCTGAATGCTGTGGAGTGTCTGGCGGTcacctgtctgttggtgtttgaGGAGAACAGGTTCCTCTGTCTGCCTCAGGGGACGAGCCCTGCCAGTGTTCAGGCTGTCATCATTGCTGCCAGAATGGCCTGCCCTCTCCTCATCCATTTTAAGAGGGATGCTAAGGCTTTCTTTATGCCCAGCCTCCTCAATGTAGAGGTGCTGGCCTGCCAACTGGATAGATACATACAAATCAGCCAGGAGGTCTGTAAAAGGATGGAGAAGGG ATTACAGATCCGACCAGAGTCTGAGAATAAACTTGG TAGCTACATCAGTCAAATGCTGTTTTGGAAAAAGAAGAATGACATCCCTGTGGTCAACCTTGGTGCTGATGTGCGGGAAGAGTCCATACAAAATATGCTGGACCATTTGAATCAGCTGAGTGATATCAG GATGGACCAGAACCTCAGACTGACATTCCTGTTCCAAGGGGCTGCTCAGCGCTTCATTGGTCAGTTCAGCCAGTGCCGACCCAGAATGGAGCAGTTTCTGACCGAGTTGGAGGAGAATGCTGTGCAGCTGGACAGGATGAAGCTGGGGGCTAAGATCTCCAGTGTGGCAGGCAGCTCAGTGGGGGTGGCTGGAGGGATCCTAACCATCGTGGGCTTAGCCCTGACCCCTGTCACTGGTGGAGTGTCACTGGCCCTCACAATTGCAGGGGCCAGCCTGGGGCTCACCAGTGGGGTCAACAGTATAACCACTGGTATCACAGAGATGAAGGTCAATAGCATCCATGAGAAGAAAGCCAGTGAAATATTTCAGAGTTTCATGGAGGATGTAGAGAGTCTTCAGGAGTGTCTGGAGGATGTGGCCAGGAATATGGAGCCCATCCTGGGGCAAAGCGGGGTGGATGTCGTGCTGGGAGCAGGGAACGTGATTTTCACAGCCGGGGCCATCAGAAAAGGCATCGACACCATAATAGACTGTGCCTCAGCTCTGAGTGTGAAGACCTTTGCAAATGAAGATCTGATCGCAAGCGCTGGTAAGCTGGTGCTCCAGGAAGGCAAAGCAGCACGAAACCTACCCAAGCTAGCAGGGGACATCCCGGACATTGGACAGGTGGCCAAAGGCACCCCACTAGCACTCTCCAGCTCGGCGCGGGCTGGTTTTATCACTCTCAACGCCCTCTTCATTGGCCTGGATGTCTTCTTCATCTGTAAAGACAGCGTCAGCCTGGCCAAAGGCAGCAAGAGTGAGAGATCCCAGCTCATCCGTGCCAGATCAGCATTGTGGCGCACAGAGTTGGACTCCTGGCAGAGGATCCATGACTCGCTGTGTAGAGGAATTTGGAAGTCCAGGAAGTGCCAGAGAATCCTGGAGCAGCCATTTTACCCTCTGGAGCATAATCTGAAAGAGAAAAAATCAATGTGTATCACGCAGTAG